The following DNA comes from Halofilum ochraceum.
TCAACGCGGCCCCGGCGGGGTGCATGAACTGATCGAGATACACGGGCATGGCGTTGTCGGAATCTTCGAGGCCGCCGATCTTCGCGCGCACATACATCCCGACCAGCGGTACGAGGCTCAGGACGACGCCCATGGGGGCGGCCCACAGCGCTACGGTGCGCATGTTCACCGATGGCCGGAAGGCCATGAAGCGCATTCCCATGTAGGGGAGCACCGAGGCCCAGAGCGTGGCATAAACGAGAATCGTGAACACCGACGCTCGTGTGTCGCCATACGGTCCCGAGTCACTCGGGTTGACCAGCTCGGGGTCGACCGCCTGCAGACGATCGACGAGCCCCGTCATGCCCGTATCGCCCATGATCTGGGCGAGAATCACGAGACCGGCGACCATCATTCCGCAGAGCATCAGAGTGTCCGTCCAGGCAACGGCCGCCAGCCCGCCCAGCAGGGTGTACAGGATAATGATCGAGATCATCAGCGCCGCACTGCCACCGAGCGGGATGTCGAGCCATTCCGCGCCCATCACGCCGACCGCCTTGATCTGGCTGGTGAGGAACACAAGAAGCAACGCCACCATGATGATCGCTGATACGGCCTGCAGTGCGTGTGGCCAGTGCCCGCCACCGCCGTGGCGTCGGGCGATGTACTCTGGAATCGTGTAGCTACCGATTTCCTCCGCGCGGCGACGCAGGGCCTGTGCGAAGAACAGGATGGCGAGTACGAAGGCCGGCGCGAACAGGAAATTGCCGAGCACCTCGATTGCGCCATACTGATAGGCCACGCCGGGTGAGCCGACGAAGCCCCAGCCACTGTAGCCGGTCGCCATGATGCTGGCGGCACCGACGAACGGCCCGAGTGAACGCCCCGCGATCAGGAAGCCCGATTCGTCCCGGGTGTTGGCGATCCGCATTGAGCGGATGCCGAGGTAGATCAGCACGCCGATCGACAGCCCCATCAGCGTCCAGTTGAGCAGTAGCCAGTCGTTCATGTTGGTCGTCTCCTCCGCCGTTTGTGGCGGTCATCCGCGTTGATCTTTCCGCCATTGCCGGGATTGGCCGACAACGTATGCACCGATGGCAAAGAGCAGCGTCAGACCGCTGAGCAGCCAGAAAAGATCGAGTGGCCAGGAGCCGGTAGACATGTTTAACCTCCGCTTTGTCGGGGCACAGGGTGCGCCGGCGGCGGGGTCAGCCCGCCGCCGCGAGTTCACTGTCGGGGCCGTACGGGAAGCCGGTGATGTTGTCGGCGCCGTCTTCGGTCAGGACCAGGATGTCGTGCTCGCGGTAACCACCGGCACCAGGCATGCCGTCCGGGATCGTGATCATCGGTTCCATCGAGACCACCATTCCCGGCTCGAGTACCGTCTGCACGTCCTCGCGCAGTTCCAGTCCGGCCTCACGGCCGTAGTAGTGCGAGAGCACACCGAACGAGTGCCCGTAACCGAAGCTGCGGTATTGGAGAAGGCCGTGGCGGTCGTAGATGGCGTTGAGTTCGTGGGCAATGTCGCAGCAGCGCACGCCCGGGCGGATCAGTTCGCAGCCTTTCTCGAAAACCTCGGTGTTTACGCGCCAGAGTTGCTCGGCGGCCTCGTCGCAGGTACCGGCGAAGGCGGTTCGTTCGAGTGCCGTGTAGTAGCCGGCGGGCATCGGGAAGCAGTTGATACTTAGAATGTCCCCCTCGCGGATTTCACGGGCGGTCACCGGATTATGCGCACCGTCGGTATTGATGCCGGACTGGAACCAGGTCCAGGTATCCATGAGTTCGCCGTGCGGGAAGGTACGTGCGATCTCTCGGACCATCGCCTGGGTGGAGTGCAGCGCCACCTCGTGTTCGGCGACGCCGATGCCGATTGCATCCAGACAGGCCCGACCGCCAACGTTGGCGATCCGCGCGCTCTCGCGTATCTGCGCAATCTCCTCATCCGACTTGATCATGCGCATACGCATGGCCGGACGTGCGATATCGACGAATCGACAAGTGGGCAACGCACCCTCGATCTGCTTGCGGAGCTCGATGCTGACTTCGTCATACTCGATGCCGACGCACATTCCATCCTCGATCAGTTGCTGGACTGCTACCAGGAAGTTGCCGCGATGCCAGTCCGTATACACGAGGTTGTCGCCGAACGTTCGGCGCCACGGCTGACCGCCGTCGATTCCGGCGGAGATCGAAGTAGCACGTTCATTGGTGACCACAAACCCATAACGCCGGCCGAAGCGGCAGTGCAGGAAATCGGCGTAGTAGTTGATGTTGTGGTAGGAGGTGAACAGCACGGCATCGATGCCGGCTGATTCCATATATGCACGGAGCGCCGACTGCCGGCGTTGCATTTCCGCGTCGGAGAAAGTCCCCGGGACCTTCTCGCCGTTCTCGAAAGTGAATGTCTGCGCTCGTTCCAGCATGATGCCGTCTCCGTAAGCCCTGGTTTCACGAATGTGGAGAGCATGGAGGCGGGGCCGGCAGGCGTCGTGCACGAAGCCGCAGTGGAATTGACCATGGCCGACATGATCATGGAGCCCCGGCGATGCCGGGCGTCAGTGGCTTTTACTGGCGGGAGCGCGTGGGAGTGTAGAGTAGAGGCTGGAAGAGTCGCGGGCCGCCGGACGCGTTTCCAGATTCGCTTGGTTCACGCGCGGTGGTCGGCTCAGCGGGTGGCAGCAGGCGTTCCGCCTGCGCCGACGGAGTTTCGCCCGGCTTCCTTCGCTGCATACAGGCCCTCGTCGGCCCGCTCGATGAGTTGTTGTGGCGTATCGCCTTCTGCGTATTCCGCTATGCCCATGCTGAGCGTGATCGCGATGTGATCGACGAACGTGGCATTCGCGGCCCGATCCTGAAGGGCTTGTGCCAATTGCTCGGCCCCGTCTAGCGACGTATGCGGGAGCACAAGCAGAAATTCATCACCGCCCCAGCGTGCGAAATGGTCATGTTCGCGCAGGCGTGTCGTGATCACCCGAGTCAATTGCTTGAGCACTTCGTCGG
Coding sequences within:
- a CDS encoding sodium:solute symporter family protein; protein product: MNDWLLLNWTLMGLSIGVLIYLGIRSMRIANTRDESGFLIAGRSLGPFVGAASIMATGYSGWGFVGSPGVAYQYGAIEVLGNFLFAPAFVLAILFFAQALRRRAEEIGSYTIPEYIARRHGGGGHWPHALQAVSAIIMVALLLVFLTSQIKAVGVMGAEWLDIPLGGSAALMISIIILYTLLGGLAAVAWTDTLMLCGMMVAGLVILAQIMGDTGMTGLVDRLQAVDPELVNPSDSGPYGDTRASVFTILVYATLWASVLPYMGMRFMAFRPSVNMRTVALWAAPMGVVLSLVPLVGMYVRAKIGGLEDSDNAMPVYLDQFMHPAGAALITLCILFAMKSTANSILHAVSSAVSHDLRRALMPSPELAPGQALTLNRAAVAVLGIVGLIMMLYAPPFLLSWLGILGTGTLLAATVAPVFVSVFWRGNAVGALAAMVVGTITSGGLLLTTDIGWMLGPLAGCVSSTATYVVVSLATFGIQPRGAMDTS
- a CDS encoding aminopeptidase P family protein translates to MLERAQTFTFENGEKVPGTFSDAEMQRRQSALRAYMESAGIDAVLFTSYHNINYYADFLHCRFGRRYGFVVTNERATSISAGIDGGQPWRRTFGDNLVYTDWHRGNFLVAVQQLIEDGMCVGIEYDEVSIELRKQIEGALPTCRFVDIARPAMRMRMIKSDEEIAQIRESARIANVGGRACLDAIGIGVAEHEVALHSTQAMVREIARTFPHGELMDTWTWFQSGINTDGAHNPVTAREIREGDILSINCFPMPAGYYTALERTAFAGTCDEAAEQLWRVNTEVFEKGCELIRPGVRCCDIAHELNAIYDRHGLLQYRSFGYGHSFGVLSHYYGREAGLELREDVQTVLEPGMVVSMEPMITIPDGMPGAGGYREHDILVLTEDGADNITGFPYGPDSELAAAG